The following proteins come from a genomic window of Ictalurus furcatus strain D&B chromosome 26, Billie_1.0, whole genome shotgun sequence:
- the LOC128602451 gene encoding small integral membrane protein 11-like, which produces MINWRVLDNVPLLLYILAAKTLLLCLAFAGAKLYQQKKVQAELKQKVEAERKLAQETQERLDNKKDD; this is translated from the exons ATGATAAACTGGCGG gttttggACAACGTTCCCCTACTGCTCTACATTCTGGCGGCCAAGACTCTTCTCTTGTGTCTTGCCTTTGCTGGAGCCAAACTGTATCAGCAGAAGAAGGTACAAGCAGAGCTGAAACAGAAGGTTGAGGCGGAGAGAAAACTTGCACAGGAAACACAGGAACGTCTCGACAACAAGAAGGATGACTGA